In a single window of the Luteibacter rhizovicinus DSM 16549 genome:
- a CDS encoding YjfI family protein — MPPTKQVSTGAERQKAFRDRMTRMGMMIPRIYMTEGEQGLVREFLQHHRNERTDQLIGGMDLQAMSQKWTTQRLFDALQEHAGRQQQLSRVWLQATPASIELALASYGDQPVHLVVTDYEIRMTTPLCDQHAVRDPLRFNEACLRLGPNMPLSNVGLVGSHYILFGQLSAHSPLANIVEELDVMGRNVIDAQAELSHLIG; from the coding sequence ATGCCACCCACCAAGCAAGTCAGTACTGGAGCGGAACGCCAGAAAGCGTTTCGTGACCGGATGACACGGATGGGCATGATGATCCCCAGGATCTACATGACCGAGGGCGAGCAGGGACTGGTCAGGGAGTTCCTGCAACATCACCGCAATGAGCGCACCGATCAGCTGATCGGTGGGATGGATTTGCAGGCCATGAGCCAGAAATGGACGACGCAGCGTTTGTTCGATGCGTTGCAGGAGCACGCCGGTCGCCAGCAGCAGTTGTCACGCGTATGGCTTCAGGCCACACCCGCGTCGATCGAGCTTGCGCTGGCCAGCTACGGCGACCAGCCGGTGCACCTGGTGGTGACCGACTATGAGATTCGCATGACGACCCCGCTGTGCGACCAGCATGCGGTGCGGGATCCTTTGCGTTTCAACGAGGCTTGTCTGCGCCTGGGCCCGAACATGCCGCTGTCGAACGTCGGCCTGGTCGGGTCGCATTACATCTTGTTTGGTCAGCTGTCCGCGCATTCGCCGCTGGCGAATATTGTCGAGGAACTCGACGTCATGGGCCGTAACGTGATCGATGCACAGGCCGAGCTCTCCCACCTGATCGGGTAA